The DNA sequence TCGGACCGGATCACGGTGATCCGGGATGGGACGAGCATTGTGACGAAGGAGGCGGGGGAGATGACGAAGGCGGGGGTGATCCAGCACATGGTGGGGCGGGAGATCACGGATCTTTTTCCCCGGCGTGCGGCGGTGCCGGGGGCGGTGGTGCTGCGGGTGCGGGATCTTTCGGTGAAGGATGAGCAGGGGCTGCCGCGGCTGCATGGGCTTGGCTTTGACCTGCGGGCGGGGGAGGTGCTGGGCATCGGCGGGCTGATGGGCGCGGGGCGGACGGAGCTGCTGATGCACCTGTTTGGCGCATGGGGACGGCGGACGGCGGGGACGGTGGAGCTGGGCGGGCGCAGCCTGGATGGCCTGGCCCCGGCGCAGGTGCTGAAGGCGGGCTTGGCGCTGGTGAGCGAGGACCGGCGGCGCTATGGGCTGATCCTGGAGCAGGAGATCGGCTTTAATTTGTCATTGAGTTCGTTAGGCCAGTTTAGCCGGGCGGGGTTTGTGAACCGGAGCGAGGAGGCGGTGCGTAACCAGGAGTCTTTCAAAAGCCTGCGGGTGAAGGCGACGGGGCTGGAGGCGGTGGTGGGGCGGCTTTCCGGGGGGAATCAGCAGAAGGTGGTGCTGGGCAAGGCGCTGATGACGGGGCCGCAGGTGGTGATGCTGGATGAGCCGACGCGGGGCATCGATGTGGGGGCGAAGCTGGAGCTCTATGAGCTGATCAACCAACTGACGGGGGAGGGGAAGGCGGTGCTGCTGGTCTCCAGCGAGCTACCGGAGCTGATCGGGATGAGTGACCGGATTTTGATGCTGAATGAGGGGAGGATCGGCGGGGCGTTTACGCGGGCGGAGGCGACGCAGGAGCGGCTGATGGAGGCGGCGATGGGGCAGGTGGGGGTGGGGTGAGGTGGGACGGGAGTGCTCAGTGCTCAGTGCTCAGTGCTCAGTGCTCAGTGCTCAGTGCTCAGTGCTCAGTGCTCAGTGCTCAGTGCTCAGTGCTCAGTTGGGGGACGGGCGGCTTGGGATAGGGCTTATGGGGCGTCTAGGTCCTATAGGCTGGATAAGTGTGTGCGCCTAATCTGAGGACTGCGCACTGAGCACTGAGCACTGGTTTTTGAATGCCGCTCAGGTGCCCGCCTTCACTTTAACTGATGAGCAGCAACCGGGCGGCCTGGCCGGGGTGGGTCTCGGGGGCGCGGTGGATGCAGGGGGGGACGGGGGAGGTGGGGTGGTTCACGGCGATGCGCCAGAGGTGGCCGAGGCCGAAGGCGTAGGGCTGGGCCTGGGGAAGGGGGGCGTAGTGGAGGTCGAAGCAGTTTTCGCTGAGGAATTCGCGGAAGGTTTCGTCGTCCGGGCCATCGTGGAGTTTGAGAAGGGCGGCGCGGGTGTGGGGGATGTCCACATGGCGCTGGGCGTGCTCATTGGGCAGGCCTTCGCTGGCGGGGCCGTGATAGGTGCAGAGGTAGGTATCGGCCTCGGTGGTGGCGCTATCGGCGTGGAAGGAATAGACGTCGGTGGCCAGGCCTTCGGGTTCGGCATCGCGGGGGTAGGCGTGGATGCAGTTTAGCTCCGGGGCCAGGCCGTGATCCCGCAGCAGGCGCAGGTCCTGCAGCATTTGATCGGCGGCCTGCCTGCCTGCGGGGCTGAGGGGGAGGCTTTGCAATTGTTCTTCATCCAGCGGCAGGATGCCTTCGCCCGGGCCGAGGAGGCGGACGACTTCGCTGTAATCTCCGGTCAGCTCGCGCTCCCAGCAGAGGGCATTGACGCCATCGGCAAAGGGGGTGCTGATGAGCGCCTGAAAGCTGTGCACCTTCCGGATGCGGGGGGAGACGGGCGGGGGAGGGAAGGGCATGGGACGGGTCAGGGTGGAAGGCGGAGTGTGGGGCGTTTGGGCGGTGGGTGCAACTGGGTTGGGAAAGAAGGGGCTGGAGGGATGCTCTTGTTGGCCGCAGAGGGGCGGAGGGGCAGAGGGTCAAAGCACACAGGCTGGACGCCTATGCTCCATACTTGGGGGCGACTGATTTTCAAAATCGTTCAGGATGAGGAGATTGGCTTGGGATGCCATATCCATTGATATCCATTCAGTAACCATTTACTCAGGCGGATGATGTGAGTGCCAGTGAAGGTTTGGTCTTGACGCAAGGCTTCACCGGAAGTTTCTCAGGGGAATGAGTTTCTATTCCCTCGAATTGTGTGCCGGTGGCGGCGGCCAGGCGCTGGGACTGGAGGGGGCGGGATTTCATCATGTGGGGGTGGTGGAGTATGAGCCTCAGTTTTGCACTACCCTGCGGATGAACCGCCCGCACTGGAATGTGATCCAGCAGGATATCCGGGACTTTCAGCCATCTGGATTTGGGGATGTGGACCTGATTGCTGGCGGGGTTCCCTGTCCGCCTTTCAGCATCGCGGGCAAGCAACTAGGCAGTGATGATGAGAGGGACATGTTTCCCACGGCTTTGGACATTATTTCAAAGGTCCGCCCACGGGCGATCATGCTGGAAAATGTGCAGGGGCTGGCTTCGGCCAAGTTTAGAGATTACCGAAATGATCTGCTGAAGAAATTAGGCAAGATGGGCTATGAGGCTGAATGGAAAGTGCTTCAGGCTTCGGACTTTGGCGTGCCGCAGTTGCGCCCCAGGTTTATCCTGGTGGGGATGCGTGCGGACGATATGAGGCACTTTAGCTGGCCTGAGCCTGCTTTATCTGCTCCCACGGTGGGGGAGACTTTGGTGGATCTGATGGGGGCGAATGGGTGGCTGGGCACGGAGGAATGGGTGGCGAAGGCGAACCGCATCGCTCCCACTTTGGTGGGTGGATCGAAGAAGCATGGTGGGCCGGACCTGGGGCCGACGCGTGCCAAACGGCAGTGGCGGGAGCTGGGCGTGGATGGTATGGGCCTGGCGGATGAGGCCCCGGATGTGACGACCCCTGAGGATAAGCTGCCCCGGCTGACGGTGCGGATGGTGGCGCGTATCCAGGGCTTTCCGGATGAGTGGCAGTTTAGCGGTAAAAAAACGGCCTCCTACCGGCAGGTGGGGAATGCTTTTCCACCGCCGGTGGCGCGGGCGGTGGGGCGGCGGATCATCGCGGCTTTCAAGCGTCTGAAAGCGGATGCGAAGTATGGTCACGCTGAGGCTCAACTGCGTCTTTTTGAAGAACCTGCAAAAATGTCATGGAAAAGAAAAAAGGCTCCAAAGCTCTGATCCTGGCCTTCCTGCTGGAGCGGGTGGGAGCGGTCGTCACTAGCAAGCAACTCCAGGAGGCCTCCGGGGGGGCGGCGGAGTGGGGCCGCCGTGTCCGTGAACTGCGGGATGAGGAGGGGTATGACATTCTTTCCC is a window from the Prosthecobacter fusiformis genome containing:
- a CDS encoding sugar ABC transporter ATP-binding protein, with translation MILSAQHLTKRFPGVVALKDVSFDLRAGEIHALCGENGAGKSTLIKLLSGIHPHGSYEGRFEVGGEEARFQSIADAGRAGIAVIYQELALVNEMSVAENIFLGSEPRRFGGFIDWPKIYREAKVLLDRFKVRLDPAARVVTLGVGQKQLVEIVKALAKDSKILILDEPTAALAEHEVLILLDILKDLRARGMACVYISHKLDEVFAISDRITVIRDGTSIVTKEAGEMTKAGVIQHMVGREITDLFPRRAAVPGAVVLRVRDLSVKDEQGLPRLHGLGFDLRAGEVLGIGGLMGAGRTELLMHLFGAWGRRTAGTVELGGRSLDGLAPAQVLKAGLALVSEDRRRYGLILEQEIGFNLSLSSLGQFSRAGFVNRSEEAVRNQESFKSLRVKATGLEAVVGRLSGGNQQKVVLGKALMTGPQVVMLDEPTRGIDVGAKLELYELINQLTGEGKAVLLVSSELPELIGMSDRILMLNEGRIGGAFTRAEATQERLMEAAMGQVGVG
- a CDS encoding DNA cytosine methyltransferase, giving the protein MSFYSLELCAGGGGQALGLEGAGFHHVGVVEYEPQFCTTLRMNRPHWNVIQQDIRDFQPSGFGDVDLIAGGVPCPPFSIAGKQLGSDDERDMFPTALDIISKVRPRAIMLENVQGLASAKFRDYRNDLLKKLGKMGYEAEWKVLQASDFGVPQLRPRFILVGMRADDMRHFSWPEPALSAPTVGETLVDLMGANGWLGTEEWVAKANRIAPTLVGGSKKHGGPDLGPTRAKRQWRELGVDGMGLADEAPDVTTPEDKLPRLTVRMVARIQGFPDEWQFSGKKTASYRQVGNAFPPPVARAVGRRIIAAFKRLKADAKYGHAEAQLRLFEEPAKMSWKRKKAPKL